In Accipiter gentilis chromosome 17, bAccGen1.1, whole genome shotgun sequence, one DNA window encodes the following:
- the DLGAP3 gene encoding disks large-associated protein 3 isoform X1, with product MKGYHGERSQAQPSSGHRCRCIPEDCEHPADYVQHGPEGRPPYLLSPSEPCSLEHPYCPARSPGAAGECPGGPLSEPPSASASSTFPRMHHAQQQQQQQQQPYDSCDECMATAHPASKINRLPPTLLDQFEKQLPLHHDGFHTLQYPRAGGAEPRSESPSRIRHLVHSVQKLFAKSHSLEAPAKRDYNGAKMDGRGDGYHHHHHHHHHHHHHQSRHGKRSKSKDRKVDSRHRSKMMGWWSSDDNLDSDSSYMVSGRHAAEQGTQYCVDAPESAFRDLTLKSLKGGGEGKCLACAGMSMSLDGQTLKRSAWHTMTVSQAREAYPSAGGTEKTLMLQEAKAKDRAYQYLQVPQDEWSGYPAVGKDGEIPCRRMRSGSYIKAMGDEDSADSDASAKISPRAATRRDSYRRSSSADQARTKFASRHYSDSYICNCPSCCTPPRMLPRGQGYGRSFTTGQINDELNHQFEAVCESVFGEVESQAVEALDLPGCFRMRSHSYLRAIQAGCSQDDDCLSLFSMSAPAGPPITSSILKPSTSFSYRKAPPPIPPGTKAKPLISVTAQSSTESTHETYLPGEVARSPAWSKDAAARCNSAESLESSKVTAVALDLPPVQPRAAPKPSTLIIKAIPGREELRSLARQRKWRPSIGVQVEAISDSDTESRSQREFHSIGVQVEEDKRRARFKRSNSVTAGVQADLELEGFTGLAVATEDKALQFGRPFQRHSSEPESGRQYAVYKTVHTQGQWAYREDYQLQYDTVEVPRRDAWMERGSRSLPDSGRASPCHRDGEWFIKLLQAEVEKMEGWCQQMEREAEDYDLPEEILEKIRSAVGSAQLLMSQKVQQFYRLCQQNMDPNAFPVPTFQDLAGFWDLLQLSIEDVSMKFAELQQLKANGWKIVEPKEEKKVPPPIPKKPPRSKVHPVKERSLDSVDRQRQEARKRLLAAKRAASFRQSSATESADSIEIYIPEAQTRL from the exons ATGAAGGGCTACCATGGGGAGCGTAGCCAGGCACAGCCCTCCTCCGGCCACCGCTGCCGCTGCATCCCAGAGGACTGCGAGCACCCCGCCGACTACGTCCAGCACGGCCCCGAGGGCCGGCCGCCGTACCTCCTCAGCCCCAGCGAGCCCTGTTCCCTGGAGCATCCCTACTGCCCGGCGCGGAGCCCCGGCGCGGCCGGCGAGTGCCCGGGCGGTCCCCTGAGCGAGCCGCCCTCCGCCAGCGCCAGCAGCACCTTCCCGAGGATGCACCacgcgcagcagcagcagcagcagcagcagcagccctacGACTCTTGCGACGAATGCATGGCGACCGCCCACCCCGCCAGCAAGATCAACCGCCTGCCCCCCACGCTGCTGGACCAGTTCGAGAAGCAGCTGCCGCTGCACCACGACGGCTTCCACACGCTGCAGTACCCCCGGGCCGGCGGCGCCGAGCCCCGCAGCGAGAGCCCCAGCCGCATCCGCCACCTCGTCCACTCCGTCCAGAAGCTCTTCGCCAAGTCCCACTCCCTGGAGGCGCCGGCCAAGCGGGACTACAACGGCGCCAAGATGGACGGCCGCGGGGACggctaccaccaccaccaccaccaccaccaccatcatcaccaccaccagtCCCGCCACGGCAAGCGCAGCAAGAGCAAGGACCGCAAGGTGGACTCCCGGCACCGGTCCAAGATGATGGGCTGGTGGAGCTCCGACGACAACCTGGACAGCGACAGCAGCTACATGGTGTCCGGCCGGCACGCTGCCGAGCAGGGCACCCAGTACTGCGTGGACGCTCCCGAAAGTGCCTTCAGAGACTTGACCTTGAAGAGTCTAAAGGGCGGCGGGGAAGGAAAATGCCTGGCCTGTGCCGGCATGTCCATGTCTCTGGACGGCCAGACGCTCAAGAGGAGCGCCTGGCACACCATGACCGTCAGCCAGGCCCGCGAAGCCTACCCCAGCGCCGGCGGCACCGAGAAGACCTTGATGCTTCAGGAAGCAAAGGCCAAAGACCGAGCGTACCAGTACCTGCAG GTGCCGCAGGACGAGTGGAGCGGGTACCCAGCGGTGGGCAAGGACGGGGAGATTCCCTGCCGGCGGATGCGCAGCGGCAGCTACATCAAGGCCATGGGCGATGAAGACAGCGCCGACTCGGACGCCAGCGCCAAAATATCGCCCAGGGCAGCCACGCGGCGAGACAGCTACCGCCGCTCCTCCAGCGCCGACCAGGCCAGGACCAA GTTTGCAAGTAGGCACTATTCTGATTCATATATCTGTAACTGTCCCAGCTGCTGCACGCCACCGCGAATGCTCCCGCGGGGACAGGGCTACGGGCGTTCCTTCACCACCGGCCAG ATCAACGACGAGCTCAACCACCAGTTCGAGGCCGTCTGCGAGTCGGTTTTCGGCGAGGTGGAGTCGCAGGCCGTGGAGGCGCTGGACCTGCCCGGCTGCTTTCGCATGCGGAGCCACAGCTACCTGCGGGCCATCCAGGCGGGCTGCTCCCAGGACGACGACTGCCTCTCGCTCTTTTCCATGTCGGCCCCCGCCGGGCCGCCCATCACCAGCAGCATCCTGAAGCCCAGCACTT CCTTCAGTTACAGAAAAGCTCCACCTCCCATCCCTCCAGGAACCAAAGCCAAACCCCTCATCTCCGTCACGGCGCAGAGCAGCACCGAGTCCACCCACGAGACCTACCTGCCCGGCGAGGTCGCCCGCAGCCCCGCCTGGTCCAAAGATGCCGCGGCCCGCTGCAACTCGGCCGAGAGCCTGGAGAGCTCCAAGGTGACGGCCGTGGCCCTCGACCTGCCTCCGGTCCAGCCCCGCGCCGCTCCCAAGCCCTCCACGCTCATCATCAAGGCCATCCCCGGCCGGGAAGAGCTGAGGAGCTTGGCTCGGCAGAGGAAGTGGCGCCCGTCCATCGGCGTTCAG GTCGAGGCCATCTCCGACTCGGATACGGAGAGCCGGAGCCAGAGGGAGTTCCACTCCATCGGAGTGCAGGTGGAGGAGGACAAAAG GCGAGCACGTTTCAAGCGCTCCAACAGCGTGACGGCGGGCGTGCAGGCGGACCTGGAGCTGGAGGGCTTCACCGGCCTGGCCGTGGCCACCGAGGACAAAGCCCTGCAGTTCGGGCGCCCTTTCCAGCGGCATTCCTCGGAGCCTGAGTCCGGCCGTCAGTACGCGGTGTACAAGACGGTGCACACGCAGGGGCAGTGGGCGTACCGGGAGGATTACCAGCTCCAGTACGATACGGTGGAGGTGCCCCGGCGGGATGCCTGGATGGAGCGGGGCTCCCGCAGCCTCCCCGACTCCGGCCGTGCCTCCCCCTGCCACCGCGACGGGGAATGGTTCATCAAACTGCTGCAGGCGGAGGTGGAGAAGATGGAGGGCTGGTGCCAGCAGATGGAGAGGGAGGCCGAGGACTACGACCTGCCGGAGGAGA TCCTGGAGAAGATCCGGAGCGCCGTGGGCAGCGCCCAGCTCCTCATGTCCCAGAAGGTGCAGCAGTTTTACCGCCTCTGCCAGCAGAACATG GATCCCAACGCGTTCCCCGTGCCCACCTTCCAAGACCTGGCCGGCTTCTGGGACCTCCTGCAGCTCTCCATTGAGGACGTCAGCATGAAGTTTGCAGAGCTCCAGCAGCTCAAGGCCAATGGGTGGAAGATCGTGGAGCCCAAG gaggagaagaaggtGCCTCCCCCGATACCAAAGAAGCCGCCACGCTCCAAGGTGCACCCGGTGAAGGAGCGCTCCTTAGACTCGGTGGACCGGCAGCGGCAGGAGGCCCGCAAGCGGCTCCTGGCAGCCAAACGAGCTGCTTCTTTCCGCCAGAGCTCGGCCACCGAAAGCGCGGACAGCATTGAGATCTACATCCCCGAGGCGCAGACCCGGCTGTGA
- the DLGAP3 gene encoding disks large-associated protein 3 isoform X2: protein MKGYHGERSQAQPSSGHRCRCIPEDCEHPADYVQHGPEGRPPYLLSPSEPCSLEHPYCPARSPGAAGECPGGPLSEPPSASASSTFPRMHHAQQQQQQQQQPYDSCDECMATAHPASKINRLPPTLLDQFEKQLPLHHDGFHTLQYPRAGGAEPRSESPSRIRHLVHSVQKLFAKSHSLEAPAKRDYNGAKMDGRGDGYHHHHHHHHHHHHHQSRHGKRSKSKDRKVDSRHRSKMMGWWSSDDNLDSDSSYMVSGRHAAEQGTQYCVDAPESAFRDLTLKSLKGGGEGKCLACAGMSMSLDGQTLKRSAWHTMTVSQAREAYPSAGGTEKTLMLQEAKAKDRAYQYLQVPQDEWSGYPAVGKDGEIPCRRMRSGSYIKAMGDEDSADSDASAKISPRAATRRDSYRRSSSADQARTNCCTPPRMLPRGQGYGRSFTTGQINDELNHQFEAVCESVFGEVESQAVEALDLPGCFRMRSHSYLRAIQAGCSQDDDCLSLFSMSAPAGPPITSSILKPSTSFSYRKAPPPIPPGTKAKPLISVTAQSSTESTHETYLPGEVARSPAWSKDAAARCNSAESLESSKVTAVALDLPPVQPRAAPKPSTLIIKAIPGREELRSLARQRKWRPSIGVQVEAISDSDTESRSQREFHSIGVQVEEDKRRARFKRSNSVTAGVQADLELEGFTGLAVATEDKALQFGRPFQRHSSEPESGRQYAVYKTVHTQGQWAYREDYQLQYDTVEVPRRDAWMERGSRSLPDSGRASPCHRDGEWFIKLLQAEVEKMEGWCQQMEREAEDYDLPEEILEKIRSAVGSAQLLMSQKVQQFYRLCQQNMDPNAFPVPTFQDLAGFWDLLQLSIEDVSMKFAELQQLKANGWKIVEPKEEKKVPPPIPKKPPRSKVHPVKERSLDSVDRQRQEARKRLLAAKRAASFRQSSATESADSIEIYIPEAQTRL, encoded by the exons ATGAAGGGCTACCATGGGGAGCGTAGCCAGGCACAGCCCTCCTCCGGCCACCGCTGCCGCTGCATCCCAGAGGACTGCGAGCACCCCGCCGACTACGTCCAGCACGGCCCCGAGGGCCGGCCGCCGTACCTCCTCAGCCCCAGCGAGCCCTGTTCCCTGGAGCATCCCTACTGCCCGGCGCGGAGCCCCGGCGCGGCCGGCGAGTGCCCGGGCGGTCCCCTGAGCGAGCCGCCCTCCGCCAGCGCCAGCAGCACCTTCCCGAGGATGCACCacgcgcagcagcagcagcagcagcagcagcagccctacGACTCTTGCGACGAATGCATGGCGACCGCCCACCCCGCCAGCAAGATCAACCGCCTGCCCCCCACGCTGCTGGACCAGTTCGAGAAGCAGCTGCCGCTGCACCACGACGGCTTCCACACGCTGCAGTACCCCCGGGCCGGCGGCGCCGAGCCCCGCAGCGAGAGCCCCAGCCGCATCCGCCACCTCGTCCACTCCGTCCAGAAGCTCTTCGCCAAGTCCCACTCCCTGGAGGCGCCGGCCAAGCGGGACTACAACGGCGCCAAGATGGACGGCCGCGGGGACggctaccaccaccaccaccaccaccaccaccatcatcaccaccaccagtCCCGCCACGGCAAGCGCAGCAAGAGCAAGGACCGCAAGGTGGACTCCCGGCACCGGTCCAAGATGATGGGCTGGTGGAGCTCCGACGACAACCTGGACAGCGACAGCAGCTACATGGTGTCCGGCCGGCACGCTGCCGAGCAGGGCACCCAGTACTGCGTGGACGCTCCCGAAAGTGCCTTCAGAGACTTGACCTTGAAGAGTCTAAAGGGCGGCGGGGAAGGAAAATGCCTGGCCTGTGCCGGCATGTCCATGTCTCTGGACGGCCAGACGCTCAAGAGGAGCGCCTGGCACACCATGACCGTCAGCCAGGCCCGCGAAGCCTACCCCAGCGCCGGCGGCACCGAGAAGACCTTGATGCTTCAGGAAGCAAAGGCCAAAGACCGAGCGTACCAGTACCTGCAG GTGCCGCAGGACGAGTGGAGCGGGTACCCAGCGGTGGGCAAGGACGGGGAGATTCCCTGCCGGCGGATGCGCAGCGGCAGCTACATCAAGGCCATGGGCGATGAAGACAGCGCCGACTCGGACGCCAGCGCCAAAATATCGCCCAGGGCAGCCACGCGGCGAGACAGCTACCGCCGCTCCTCCAGCGCCGACCAGGCCAGGACCAA CTGCTGCACGCCACCGCGAATGCTCCCGCGGGGACAGGGCTACGGGCGTTCCTTCACCACCGGCCAG ATCAACGACGAGCTCAACCACCAGTTCGAGGCCGTCTGCGAGTCGGTTTTCGGCGAGGTGGAGTCGCAGGCCGTGGAGGCGCTGGACCTGCCCGGCTGCTTTCGCATGCGGAGCCACAGCTACCTGCGGGCCATCCAGGCGGGCTGCTCCCAGGACGACGACTGCCTCTCGCTCTTTTCCATGTCGGCCCCCGCCGGGCCGCCCATCACCAGCAGCATCCTGAAGCCCAGCACTT CCTTCAGTTACAGAAAAGCTCCACCTCCCATCCCTCCAGGAACCAAAGCCAAACCCCTCATCTCCGTCACGGCGCAGAGCAGCACCGAGTCCACCCACGAGACCTACCTGCCCGGCGAGGTCGCCCGCAGCCCCGCCTGGTCCAAAGATGCCGCGGCCCGCTGCAACTCGGCCGAGAGCCTGGAGAGCTCCAAGGTGACGGCCGTGGCCCTCGACCTGCCTCCGGTCCAGCCCCGCGCCGCTCCCAAGCCCTCCACGCTCATCATCAAGGCCATCCCCGGCCGGGAAGAGCTGAGGAGCTTGGCTCGGCAGAGGAAGTGGCGCCCGTCCATCGGCGTTCAG GTCGAGGCCATCTCCGACTCGGATACGGAGAGCCGGAGCCAGAGGGAGTTCCACTCCATCGGAGTGCAGGTGGAGGAGGACAAAAG GCGAGCACGTTTCAAGCGCTCCAACAGCGTGACGGCGGGCGTGCAGGCGGACCTGGAGCTGGAGGGCTTCACCGGCCTGGCCGTGGCCACCGAGGACAAAGCCCTGCAGTTCGGGCGCCCTTTCCAGCGGCATTCCTCGGAGCCTGAGTCCGGCCGTCAGTACGCGGTGTACAAGACGGTGCACACGCAGGGGCAGTGGGCGTACCGGGAGGATTACCAGCTCCAGTACGATACGGTGGAGGTGCCCCGGCGGGATGCCTGGATGGAGCGGGGCTCCCGCAGCCTCCCCGACTCCGGCCGTGCCTCCCCCTGCCACCGCGACGGGGAATGGTTCATCAAACTGCTGCAGGCGGAGGTGGAGAAGATGGAGGGCTGGTGCCAGCAGATGGAGAGGGAGGCCGAGGACTACGACCTGCCGGAGGAGA TCCTGGAGAAGATCCGGAGCGCCGTGGGCAGCGCCCAGCTCCTCATGTCCCAGAAGGTGCAGCAGTTTTACCGCCTCTGCCAGCAGAACATG GATCCCAACGCGTTCCCCGTGCCCACCTTCCAAGACCTGGCCGGCTTCTGGGACCTCCTGCAGCTCTCCATTGAGGACGTCAGCATGAAGTTTGCAGAGCTCCAGCAGCTCAAGGCCAATGGGTGGAAGATCGTGGAGCCCAAG gaggagaagaaggtGCCTCCCCCGATACCAAAGAAGCCGCCACGCTCCAAGGTGCACCCGGTGAAGGAGCGCTCCTTAGACTCGGTGGACCGGCAGCGGCAGGAGGCCCGCAAGCGGCTCCTGGCAGCCAAACGAGCTGCTTCTTTCCGCCAGAGCTCGGCCACCGAAAGCGCGGACAGCATTGAGATCTACATCCCCGAGGCGCAGACCCGGCTGTGA